The following coding sequences are from one Capsicum annuum cultivar UCD-10X-F1 chromosome 3, UCD10Xv1.1, whole genome shotgun sequence window:
- the LOC107863698 gene encoding transmembrane emp24 domain-containing protein p24beta2: MMRNRLCEVWIAVTILMFGLRMEGASGIRFVIEKEECFSHKVEMGETVHYSFVVIKSEGAWHYSEEGVDLVVKGPSGEQIHDLRDKISEKSEFTSHHEGVYRFCFTNKSPYHETIDFDLHAAHFVYHDEHAQDEHFKPLFEHIGKLEEALYNIQFEQHWLEAQTDRQAIVNEGMSKRALYKALFESSALICVSFLQVFLLKHLFERKLGQSRV; this comes from the exons atg ATGAGGAATCGGTTATGTGAAGTTTGGATCGCTGTTACAATATTGATGTTTGGATTGAGGATGGAAGGTGCATCTGGGATTAGATTTGTAATTGAAAAAGAAGAATGTTTTTCTCATAAGGTTGAAATGGGGGAAACAGTTCATTATTCATTTGTTGTTATCAAGTCTGAAGGCGCTTGGCATTACAGTGAAGAGGGTGTTGATCTAGTG GTGAAGGGGCCTTCGGGAGAGCAGATTCATGATCTCCGTGACAAAATAAGCGAGAAGTCCGAGTTTACATCTCATCATGAAGGAGTTTATCGTTTCTGTTTCACTAACAAGTCTCCATATCATGAAACCATTGACTTTGATCTACACGCTGCTCATTTTGTATACCATGATGAGCATGCACAAGATG AGCATTTCAAGCCTTTGTTTGAGCATATTGGAAAGCTAGAGGAAGCTTTGTACAACATTCAGTTTGAACAGCACTGGCTAGAGGCCCAGACAGACCGTCAAGCAATAG TGAATGAAGGAATGAGCAAGAGAGCACTCTACAAAGCTCTGTTCGAGTCTTCAGCTCTTATTTGTGTTAGTTTTCTGCAAGTATTCCTCCTCAAGCATTTGTTTGAACGAAAGCTGGGGCAGTCCAGAGTTTAG